A single genomic interval of Dromiciops gliroides isolate mDroGli1 chromosome 1, mDroGli1.pri, whole genome shotgun sequence harbors:
- the BSG gene encoding basigin isoform X1 → MGAQLLWLLAAVLLCAQAASGTAGFIKSPLSKKKLVEDSVELHCEAIGSPIPEIQWWFEGNEPNETYSQLWDGARQDRIRIHATYNEHSTSTVFISNLTISDSGTYECRASNDPDRNHLSKSPKVKWVRSQANVIVIERSNVWTAVDVTDQKTLLTCTLDQTSTQIQGHRWLKGGKILKEDTLDSHTTVYEVESEDKSGEYQCVFLPELAGKADVQVKGPPKVVVGKKSEHGNEGDLIILTCKSQSYPSIEHWSWYKQYEAGNNVNIVNGSEGRYFITETPERTELQIQTADLEKDPGKYVCNGTNSEGSDTATITLKVRSRLAALWPFLGIVAEVLVLVTIIFIYEKRRKPDDLSEAEPPRDEDGGSAPLKSSVSPNDKDRQNVRQRNAN, encoded by the exons ATGGGGGCCCAGCTGCTGTGGCTGCTGGCGGCCGTGCTGCTCTGCGCTCAGGCAGCCTCGGGAACCG CTGGCTTTATAAAATCACCACTATCCAAAAAGAAATTGGTGGAGGACAGTGTGGAATTACACTGTGAGGCAATTGGCAGCCCCATCCCAGAGATCCAGTGGTGGTTTGAAGGAAACGAACCTAATGAGACCTACTCCCAGCTGTGGGATGGTGCTCGGCAGGACCGCATCAGAATCCATGCCACCTACAATGAGCATTCTACCAGTACTGTCTTCATCTCTAACCTCACAATCAGCGACTCTGGCACATATGAGTGTCGGGCCAGCAACGACCCTGACCGCAACCACTTGTCGAAGAGTCCCAAAGTCAAGTGGGTTCGTTCCCAGGCAAACGTAATTGTCATCGAAC GAAGCAACGTTTGGACGGCTGTGGATGTTACTGACCAAAAAACACTCCTGACCTGTACATTGGACCAGACTTCAACTCAGATTCAGGGTCATCGTTGGCTTAAAGGTGGCAAGATCTTGAAAGAGGATACATTGGATAGTCACACCACAGTATATGA GGTTGAGTCAGAGGATAAATCTGGGGAGTATCAGTGCGTTTTTCTTCCAGAACTTGCAGGAAAGGCTGATGTACAAGTAAAAG GTCCTCCAAAGGTCGTGGTTGGCAAGAAGTCAGAACATGGGAATGAGGGAGACTTGATAATACTTACATGTAAGAGTCAGTCATATCCCTCTATTGAACACTGGAGTTGGTACAAACAATATGAGGCTGGAAATAATGTG AACATTGTAAATGGTAGTGAAGGGAGGTACTTCATAACAGAGACCCCTGAGAGAACAGAGCTGCAGATTCAAACAGCGGATTTGGAGAAGGATCCTGGCAAATACGTCTGCAACGGCACCAACTCCGAGGGCTCCGATACTGCTACGATCACCTTGAAGGTCCGCAGCCGTCTGGCTGCTCTCTGGCCCTTCCTGGGTATTGTGGCAGAGGTGCTGGTTCTTGTCACCATCATCTTCATCTATGAAAAGAGGAGAAAGCCTGATGACCTCTCAGAAG CTGAACCCCCACGTG ATGAGGATGGCGGGTCTGCACCACT GAAAAGCAGCGTGTCTCCAAATGACAAAGATAGACAAAACGTTCGTCAGAGAAATGCCAACTGA
- the BSG gene encoding basigin isoform X3, translating into MGAQLLWLLAAVLLCAQAASGTGSNVWTAVDVTDQKTLLTCTLDQTSTQIQGHRWLKGGKILKEDTLDSHTTVYEVESEDKSGEYQCVFLPELAGKADVQVKGPPKVVVGKKSEHGNEGDLIILTCKSQSYPSIEHWSWYKQYEAGNNVNIVNGSEGRYFITETPERTELQIQTADLEKDPGKYVCNGTNSEGSDTATITLKVRSRLAALWPFLGIVAEVLVLVTIIFIYEKRRKPDDLSEAEPPRDEDGGSAPLKSSVSPNDKDRQNVRQRNAN; encoded by the exons ATGGGGGCCCAGCTGCTGTGGCTGCTGGCGGCCGTGCTGCTCTGCGCTCAGGCAGCCTCGGGAACCG GAAGCAACGTTTGGACGGCTGTGGATGTTACTGACCAAAAAACACTCCTGACCTGTACATTGGACCAGACTTCAACTCAGATTCAGGGTCATCGTTGGCTTAAAGGTGGCAAGATCTTGAAAGAGGATACATTGGATAGTCACACCACAGTATATGA GGTTGAGTCAGAGGATAAATCTGGGGAGTATCAGTGCGTTTTTCTTCCAGAACTTGCAGGAAAGGCTGATGTACAAGTAAAAG GTCCTCCAAAGGTCGTGGTTGGCAAGAAGTCAGAACATGGGAATGAGGGAGACTTGATAATACTTACATGTAAGAGTCAGTCATATCCCTCTATTGAACACTGGAGTTGGTACAAACAATATGAGGCTGGAAATAATGTG AACATTGTAAATGGTAGTGAAGGGAGGTACTTCATAACAGAGACCCCTGAGAGAACAGAGCTGCAGATTCAAACAGCGGATTTGGAGAAGGATCCTGGCAAATACGTCTGCAACGGCACCAACTCCGAGGGCTCCGATACTGCTACGATCACCTTGAAGGTCCGCAGCCGTCTGGCTGCTCTCTGGCCCTTCCTGGGTATTGTGGCAGAGGTGCTGGTTCTTGTCACCATCATCTTCATCTATGAAAAGAGGAGAAAGCCTGATGACCTCTCAGAAG CTGAACCCCCACGTG ATGAGGATGGCGGGTCTGCACCACT GAAAAGCAGCGTGTCTCCAAATGACAAAGATAGACAAAACGTTCGTCAGAGAAATGCCAACTGA
- the BSG gene encoding basigin isoform X2, producing the protein MGAQLLWLLAAVLLCAQAASGTAGFIKSPLSKKKLVEDSVELHCEAIGSPIPEIQWWFEGNEPNETYSQLWDGARQDRIRIHATYNEHSTSTVFISNLTISDSGTYECRASNDPDRNHLSKSPKVKWVRSQANVIVIERSNVWTAVDVTDQKTLLTCTLDQTSTQIQGHRWLKGGKILKEDTLDSHTTVYEVESEDKSGEYQCVFLPELAGKADVQVKGPPKVVVGKKSEHGNEGDLIILTCKSQSYPSIEHWSWYKQYEAGNNVNIVNGSEGRYFITETPERTELQIQTADLEKDPGKYVCNGTNSEGSDTATITLKVRSRLAALWPFLGIVAEVLVLVTIIFIYEKRRKPDDLSEDEDGGSAPLKSSVSPNDKDRQNVRQRNAN; encoded by the exons ATGGGGGCCCAGCTGCTGTGGCTGCTGGCGGCCGTGCTGCTCTGCGCTCAGGCAGCCTCGGGAACCG CTGGCTTTATAAAATCACCACTATCCAAAAAGAAATTGGTGGAGGACAGTGTGGAATTACACTGTGAGGCAATTGGCAGCCCCATCCCAGAGATCCAGTGGTGGTTTGAAGGAAACGAACCTAATGAGACCTACTCCCAGCTGTGGGATGGTGCTCGGCAGGACCGCATCAGAATCCATGCCACCTACAATGAGCATTCTACCAGTACTGTCTTCATCTCTAACCTCACAATCAGCGACTCTGGCACATATGAGTGTCGGGCCAGCAACGACCCTGACCGCAACCACTTGTCGAAGAGTCCCAAAGTCAAGTGGGTTCGTTCCCAGGCAAACGTAATTGTCATCGAAC GAAGCAACGTTTGGACGGCTGTGGATGTTACTGACCAAAAAACACTCCTGACCTGTACATTGGACCAGACTTCAACTCAGATTCAGGGTCATCGTTGGCTTAAAGGTGGCAAGATCTTGAAAGAGGATACATTGGATAGTCACACCACAGTATATGA GGTTGAGTCAGAGGATAAATCTGGGGAGTATCAGTGCGTTTTTCTTCCAGAACTTGCAGGAAAGGCTGATGTACAAGTAAAAG GTCCTCCAAAGGTCGTGGTTGGCAAGAAGTCAGAACATGGGAATGAGGGAGACTTGATAATACTTACATGTAAGAGTCAGTCATATCCCTCTATTGAACACTGGAGTTGGTACAAACAATATGAGGCTGGAAATAATGTG AACATTGTAAATGGTAGTGAAGGGAGGTACTTCATAACAGAGACCCCTGAGAGAACAGAGCTGCAGATTCAAACAGCGGATTTGGAGAAGGATCCTGGCAAATACGTCTGCAACGGCACCAACTCCGAGGGCTCCGATACTGCTACGATCACCTTGAAGGTCCGCAGCCGTCTGGCTGCTCTCTGGCCCTTCCTGGGTATTGTGGCAGAGGTGCTGGTTCTTGTCACCATCATCTTCATCTATGAAAAGAGGAGAAAGCCTGATGACCTCTCAGAAG ATGAGGATGGCGGGTCTGCACCACT GAAAAGCAGCGTGTCTCCAAATGACAAAGATAGACAAAACGTTCGTCAGAGAAATGCCAACTGA